From a region of the Tateyamaria omphalii genome:
- a CDS encoding FkbM family methyltransferase, producing MQDHAVTQNLDFEYETCVNQYGLYCVPNVMRKREVCRIVLKGEVNEPRTLNFIRHYGKKGDVVSGGAFIGDFLPAIATALESDQILYSFEPNPMSFAAAQETIRLSQLKNVRLAPVAVGQEQGTVVLEVTSKEGRALGGISKVVERQLDERAVEVSMTTLDELVDPERYISLIHLDIEGFEWHAILGARETIARCKPIIILEGGIPEKRQRYIEGFRSEFPDLDYRLVGNMDRNAFFRADCDA from the coding sequence ATGCAGGATCATGCCGTGACACAAAATCTGGACTTTGAGTATGAAACCTGCGTGAACCAATATGGTTTGTATTGCGTGCCGAATGTCATGCGGAAACGAGAGGTTTGCAGGATTGTCTTGAAAGGCGAAGTCAATGAACCGCGGACGCTGAATTTCATTCGTCATTACGGAAAGAAGGGTGATGTTGTTTCTGGCGGTGCCTTTATCGGTGACTTCCTTCCGGCGATTGCGACCGCACTGGAGTCTGATCAAATCCTCTATTCCTTCGAGCCGAACCCGATGAGTTTTGCGGCGGCGCAAGAGACTATCCGGTTGAGCCAATTGAAAAATGTCCGCTTGGCACCTGTTGCAGTTGGTCAGGAGCAAGGCACGGTTGTGCTTGAGGTGACGAGTAAGGAAGGCCGCGCGCTGGGAGGAATATCGAAAGTTGTCGAACGCCAGCTGGACGAGCGCGCTGTCGAGGTGTCCATGACGACGCTGGATGAATTGGTGGACCCTGAAAGGTATATCTCGCTTATCCATTTGGATATAGAAGGATTTGAATGGCATGCCATATTGGGTGCGCGCGAAACCATCGCGCGGTGCAAACCCATTATTATTCTCGAAGGCGGTATTCCGGAAAAGCGGCAACGCTATATCGAGGGGTTTAGGAGCGAGT